A DNA window from Helianthus annuus cultivar XRQ/B chromosome 15, HanXRQr2.0-SUNRISE, whole genome shotgun sequence contains the following coding sequences:
- the LOC110910909 gene encoding uncharacterized protein At5g08430: MGDRNGSFFWVGDGDDQTLSPVKHRRKSKSKKLEFLGWGSRPLIEFLQSIGKDTGKQLSQYDVTAIINEYVHTYNLFNPMKKKRVVCDERLHSLFSKNSVPRNKIYELLNSHFAENKDSSEDDAMYDSDEYEDVNVTYKKQKVSSLEKQAPSQKKKALLSSFAAIIPENIKLLYLKRSLVQELVKHPESFEGKLLGSYIRIKSDPMDFSQKNSHQLHPVTGVKNVPGVSGGHEVLLEVPNVVKDIPIRMLSDDDFSKEEVEDLCQRVKDGLLKRPTVVEVEHKAQTLHEDITKHWLPRELAHLQNLIDRANEKGWRKELFEYLERKKLLQTPSEQSKLLTEVPTVTADTLEPEATPHELVADIEQPNTSPISIHGSDAAENKLVVVDGVDEGNAEPIKNLRSEEQLTSFQWVEAVQMPKKQSFGQTIDFTKTKNSGSGGHLTGFQWLEAVEMHKTQSFGQTVDLSKRNNVGSGEHVTSFQWVEAVQMPKTKSAGQTVDLSKMSNVIDLCDDEEETHDVQVEKEKTTHEQEDEHEFSRQKWFYRDPQGQIQGPFSKTELKSWRDAGYFMPDFKVWKEGQTPEYAILLTAIL; the protein is encoded by the exons ATGGGCGATCGGAACGGATCATTCTTTTGGGTGGGGGACGGGGATGACCAGACACTGAGTCCCGTGAAGCATAGgagaaagtcaaagtcaaagaaatTGGAGTTCTTAGGGTGGGGTTCCAGGCCGTTAATCGAATTTCTCCAATCAATCGGCAAGGACACTGGCAAACAGCTCTCTCAGTATGACGTAACCGCCATTATCAACGAATACGTGCACACTTACAACCTTTTTAACCCTATGAAAAAGAAAAGGGTTGTTTGCGATGAAAGACTTCATTCTCTTTTCAGTAAGAATTCAGTTCCCAGAAATAAAATATACGAACTGCTGAACTCACACTTTGCTGAGAATAAAGATTCATCCGAAGATGACGCTATGTATGATTCAGACGAGTATGAGGATGTTAACGTAACTTACAAGAAGCAGAAGGTTTCTAGTTTAGAGAAACAAGCTCCTAGCCAAAAGAAAAAAGCACTGTTAAGCAGTTTTGCGGCTATTATTCCCGAAAACATAAAGCTTTTATACTTGAAGAGGAGTTTAGTTCAGGAGCTTGTTAAGCATCCCGAGAGCTTTGAAGGGAAATTATTAGGTAGTTACATTAGGATAAAGTCTGATCCGATGGATTTCTCTCAGAAGAACTCTCATCAGCTTCATCCTGTTACAG GGGTGAAAAATGTACCTGGAGTTAGTGGCGGACATGAAGTTCTCCTTGAGGTTCCAAACGTGGTAAAAGACATACCAATACGCATGCTGTCAGATGATGACTTCTCTAAG GAAGAAGTTGAGGATTTGTGTCAAAGAGTTAAAGACGGGTTGCTTAAGAGGCCTACCGTT GTAGAGGTTGAACACAAGGCCCAAACCTTGCACGAGGATATAACAAAACAC TGGCTTCCTAGAGAACTTGCGCATCTACAAAACCTCATAGATCGAGCCAACGAGAAGGGATGGCGCAAAGA GCTATTCGAGTATCTGGAAAGAAAGAAGCTGCTCCAAACACCATCAGAGCAGTCAAAGTTGTTGACTGAGGTGCCAACGGTGACGGCAGATACACTAGAGCCAGAAGCTACACCACACGAACTAGTAGCTGATATAGAACAGCCCAATACTTCACCAATCTCGATTCATGGTTCAGATGCTGCAG AAAATAAGCTGGTAGTTGTTGATGGAGTCGACGAAGGCAATGCGGAACCAATAAAGAATTTGCGTTCTGAAGAACAGTTAACAAGCTTCCAGTGGGTGGAAGCCGTGCAGATGCCCAAAAAGCAAAGTTTCGGTCAAACAATTGACTTCACCAAAACAAAGAACTCTGGTTCTGGAGGACACTTAACGGGCTTCCAGTGGCTGGAAGCCGTGGAGATGCACAAAACCCAAAGTTTTGGTCAAACAGTTGACTTAAGCAAAAGAAATAACGTGGGCTCTGGAGAACACGTAACAAGCTTCCAGTGGGTGGAAGCCGTGCAGATGCCCAAGACAAAAAGTGCGGGTCAAACAGTTGACTTGAGCAAAATGTCAAATGTGATTGATTTATGTGACGATGAAGAGGAAACGCATGATGTGCAAGTGGAGAAAGAAAAAACGACCCACGAGCAAGAAGACGAGCATGAATTCTCTCGTCAAAAATGGTTCTACCGGGACCCACAAGGACAAATACAAGGTCCCTTTTCAAAAACCGAGTTGAAAAGCTGGCGTGATGCAGGCTATTTCATGCCCGACTTTAAGGTGTGGAAAGAAGGCCAGACACCCGAGTATGCCATCCTGTTGACAGCTATTCTCTAG
- the LOC110914845 gene encoding late embryogenesis abundant protein 47 isoform X1 produces the protein MNQEQPMKPQLGEEVQDSLQHAAAHVQEHKDLNEESKGENVKGGRKISQQASSGDQILDQGHITIGEALEATALTAGSRPVDYSDAAAIQAAEVRATGRTNIVPGGVAAAAQSAATRNARLTRDDEKTKLSEILAEATSKLPADKPVTRRDAEGVIGAELRNDPNLTTRPGGVAASLAAAARINQINNLNQNSPKKE, from the exons ATGAACCAAGAACAACCTATgaaaccacaattaggggaagaAGTTCAAGATTCCCTTCAACACGCCGCCGCCCATGTTCAAGAACACAAAGATCTCAACGAGGAAAGCAAG GGTGAAAATGTGAAGGGTGGCAGGAAAATCAGTCAGCAGGCATCATCAGGAGATCAAATATTAGACCAAGGACACATCACTATTGGAGAAGCACTGGAAGCCACAGCTTTAACAGCAGGCAGTAGGCCTGTGGATTACAGTGATGCTGCCGCCATACAAGCGGCCGAAGTTAGGGCTACCGGCCGCACCAACATAGTGCCTGGCGGCGTTGCTGCGGCCGCTCAATCAGCCGCCACTCGCAACGCTCGCCTCACACGAGATGATGAAAAGACCAAGTTGAGCGAGATTCTAGCG GAAGCAACTTCAAAGCTACCAGCGGACAAGCCGGTGACGCGTAGAGACGCAGAGGGAGTGATAGGAGCCGAGTTGAGAAACGATCCGAATCTGACAACCCGTCCTGGTGGCGTTGCAGCGTCGCTAGCCGCAGCTGCAAGGATTAACCAAATCAACAATCTTAACCAAAATTCCCCAAAAAAAGAATGA
- the LOC110914845 gene encoding late embryogenesis abundant protein 47 isoform X2 translates to MNQEQPMKPQLGEEVQDSLQHAAAHVQEHKDLNEESKGGRKISQQASSGDQILDQGHITIGEALEATALTAGSRPVDYSDAAAIQAAEVRATGRTNIVPGGVAAAAQSAATRNARLTRDDEKTKLSEILAEATSKLPADKPVTRRDAEGVIGAELRNDPNLTTRPGGVAASLAAAARINQINNLNQNSPKKE, encoded by the exons ATGAACCAAGAACAACCTATgaaaccacaattaggggaagaAGTTCAAGATTCCCTTCAACACGCCGCCGCCCATGTTCAAGAACACAAAGATCTCAACGAGGAAAGCAAG GGTGGCAGGAAAATCAGTCAGCAGGCATCATCAGGAGATCAAATATTAGACCAAGGACACATCACTATTGGAGAAGCACTGGAAGCCACAGCTTTAACAGCAGGCAGTAGGCCTGTGGATTACAGTGATGCTGCCGCCATACAAGCGGCCGAAGTTAGGGCTACCGGCCGCACCAACATAGTGCCTGGCGGCGTTGCTGCGGCCGCTCAATCAGCCGCCACTCGCAACGCTCGCCTCACACGAGATGATGAAAAGACCAAGTTGAGCGAGATTCTAGCG GAAGCAACTTCAAAGCTACCAGCGGACAAGCCGGTGACGCGTAGAGACGCAGAGGGAGTGATAGGAGCCGAGTTGAGAAACGATCCGAATCTGACAACCCGTCCTGGTGGCGTTGCAGCGTCGCTAGCCGCAGCTGCAAGGATTAACCAAATCAACAATCTTAACCAAAATTCCCCAAAAAAAGAATGA